The Rhizobium sp. BT03 genome has a window encoding:
- the ureE gene encoding urease accessory protein UreE, translating into MQRVTSYLPAGTPSSHPTAQVKLPHDLRHLRRKLLHLENGEMVMLDLKDPVLFANGDLLVRDDGELIEILAADEKLFEVRGRDRTHLVELAWHLGNRHLAAQIEEDRIVILRDHVIRSMLQGLGATVLDIDEPFQPARGAYHSHGAHSHDHGHAAHDHGHTAHDHGHEHKHDHGHDHVHGPGCSHDHDHDHGHHGHKHD; encoded by the coding sequence ATGCAGCGCGTCACCTCCTATCTTCCCGCCGGAACCCCGTCCTCCCATCCGACCGCCCAGGTCAAGCTGCCGCACGATCTGCGCCATCTGCGCCGCAAGCTACTGCATCTGGAAAATGGCGAGATGGTCATGCTCGATCTCAAGGATCCGGTGCTTTTCGCCAATGGCGACCTGCTGGTGCGCGACGATGGCGAGCTGATCGAGATTCTCGCGGCCGATGAGAAACTCTTCGAGGTCCGCGGCCGCGACCGTACGCATCTGGTCGAGCTTGCCTGGCATCTCGGCAATCGTCATCTCGCGGCCCAGATCGAGGAAGACCGGATCGTCATCCTGCGCGACCACGTCATTCGCAGCATGCTGCAGGGGCTCGGCGCCACCGTCCTCGACATCGATGAGCCCTTCCAGCCGGCGCGCGGCGCCTATCATTCCCACGGCGCGCATTCGCACGATCACGGTCATGCGGCGCATGACCACGGGCATACCGCGCATGACCACGGGCATGAGCACAAACATGATCACGGCCACGACCATGTGCATGGGCCGGGATGTAGTCATGACCATGATCACGACCACGGGCATCACGGCCACAAGCACGACTGA
- a CDS encoding GGDEF domain-containing protein has protein sequence MRNWMSLQADFGDFQYRGNVYVFALKMSFLTIILSGVIMALTIPTLGFFGLLPVTLWHAIGFGAIFSWLVGGTVSGMLSLAAGFALHELTLSRAEFEKLSRTDTLSGLLNRRAFTEALENTEGNASLVIFDVDRFKAINDRFGHGCGDAVITAVSAILISAFDEMSVVARLGGEEFGVIVSGEPLEARMERIEGVRARIANDAIAAEGHDIRITVSGGIADLAAGRSKQAVYASADRALYLAKALGRNRVVHEREGLHHAWHGMADNGLDAKGRGAESDNVMQAYGI, from the coding sequence ATGAGAAACTGGATGTCGCTGCAGGCCGATTTCGGCGATTTTCAATATCGCGGGAATGTCTATGTCTTTGCCTTGAAGATGAGCTTTCTCACTATCATTCTCTCCGGCGTCATCATGGCGCTGACCATACCGACGCTCGGGTTTTTCGGGCTGCTGCCGGTGACGCTCTGGCACGCGATCGGTTTCGGCGCTATTTTTTCCTGGCTCGTCGGCGGCACGGTTTCCGGCATGCTGTCGCTGGCCGCCGGTTTTGCCCTGCATGAGCTGACGCTGTCGCGGGCCGAGTTCGAAAAGCTCAGCCGCACGGACACGCTTTCGGGCCTGTTGAACCGCCGCGCCTTCACAGAGGCGCTCGAGAACACCGAGGGCAATGCCTCGCTGGTTATTTTCGATGTCGACCGCTTCAAGGCGATCAACGATCGCTTCGGTCACGGCTGCGGCGATGCCGTCATCACCGCGGTTTCGGCCATACTCATATCCGCCTTCGATGAAATGTCCGTTGTCGCAAGGCTGGGTGGGGAGGAGTTCGGCGTCATCGTCTCCGGCGAGCCGCTGGAGGCGCGGATGGAGCGCATCGAAGGCGTCCGGGCCCGGATCGCAAACGATGCCATCGCGGCCGAAGGGCACGATATACGCATCACCGTTTCCGGCGGTATTGCCGATCTCGCCGCCGGGCGCAGCAAGCAGGCGGTCTATGCTTCGGCAGACCGGGCGCTCTACCTCGCCAAGGCGCTGGGACGCAATCGCGTCGTACACGAGCGGGAAGGCCTGCATCATGCCTGGCACGGAATGGCCGATAATGGCCTCGATGCCAAGGGCAGGGGAGCCGAGAGCGACAACGTGATGCAGGCTTACGGAATATAA
- a CDS encoding urease accessory protein UreF — MTGDYELQALLRLTAWLSPAFPIGSFAYSGGLERAVADGLVTDAASLAGWIGTLIGHGSVWNDAVLLAESHRCPGEPARLAEIAALAAALAGSRERHQETILLGEAFLAAARAWPDGVFERLPDKVAYPVAVGAVTGAHGIGPEKALAAFLHAYASQAVSSGIRLGVTGQRDGVAVLAGLEEQITEIALRAAASTLDDLGSAAVQADIAGLRHETQATRLFRS, encoded by the coding sequence ATGACTGGGGATTACGAGCTGCAGGCATTGCTGCGCCTGACGGCATGGCTCTCGCCGGCCTTTCCGATCGGCAGCTTTGCCTATTCGGGCGGGCTGGAGCGGGCCGTGGCCGATGGGCTGGTCACGGATGCCGCCTCGCTTGCGGGCTGGATCGGCACGCTGATCGGCCATGGTTCGGTCTGGAACGATGCGGTGCTGCTGGCCGAAAGCCACAGGTGTCCCGGAGAACCAGCGCGGCTTGCCGAGATCGCTGCCCTTGCCGCCGCACTTGCCGGATCGCGCGAGCGCCATCAGGAAACCATCCTGCTCGGCGAGGCCTTCCTGGCGGCGGCACGCGCCTGGCCGGATGGCGTGTTCGAGAGGCTGCCCGACAAGGTGGCCTATCCCGTCGCGGTCGGGGCGGTGACCGGCGCGCATGGCATAGGGCCTGAGAAGGCGCTCGCCGCCTTTCTGCATGCCTATGCCTCGCAGGCGGTTTCCTCAGGCATCCGCCTCGGCGTCACCGGTCAGCGAGACGGTGTTGCCGTGCTTGCCGGTCTCGAAGAGCAGATCACCGAGATCGCCCTGCGGGCGGCGGCCTCGACGCTCGACGATCTCGGCTCGGCGGCGGTGCAGGCCGATATTGCCGGCCTGCGCCATGAGACACAGGCGACGCGGCTGTTCCGTTCGTAA
- a CDS encoding TIGR02117 family protein: MMTGIRWLLRTVFLLVFLAVCGTFIPRPLIAPVKASSSAAAHRILLLSGPIHTDIAIPLDEETRAAFSFLAETGFPLGHPDAEWLIVGWGGRAFYLETPSWSELKPLPVLRALTIDRSVLHVDLAGNIVEPQPSVAAFDVSDDQLARLRNFIADSFIRDAGVVTPIADAGYGEIDRFFEAKGYFNALFGCNTWTAAALRSAGLRTGLWNPLPQSLRLSMGVYN; this comes from the coding sequence ATGATGACAGGCATCCGCTGGCTGTTGCGGACCGTATTCCTGCTCGTGTTTCTGGCGGTCTGCGGAACCTTCATTCCCCGCCCGCTGATTGCCCCGGTCAAGGCGTCGTCGTCGGCGGCGGCGCATCGGATTCTGCTGCTGTCCGGACCGATCCATACCGATATCGCCATTCCGCTCGACGAGGAGACGCGGGCTGCCTTTTCCTTTCTCGCCGAGACCGGTTTTCCGCTCGGTCATCCGGATGCGGAATGGCTCATTGTCGGCTGGGGCGGCCGCGCCTTCTATCTGGAAACCCCGAGCTGGTCGGAGCTGAAGCCGCTGCCGGTGCTGCGGGCGCTGACGATCGACCGTTCGGTGCTGCATGTGGACCTTGCCGGTAATATCGTTGAGCCGCAGCCGAGCGTTGCGGCATTCGATGTCAGTGACGATCAATTGGCGCGGCTGCGCAATTTTATCGCGGACAGCTTCATTCGCGACGCGGGCGTGGTGACGCCGATCGCGGATGCGGGTTACGGCGAGATCGACCGGTTCTTTGAGGCCAAGGGATATTTCAACGCCCTCTTCGGCTGCAACACCTGGACGGCTGCCGCACTCCGCTCGGCGGGGCTCCGGACCGGCTTATGGAACCCGCTTCCACAATCATTGCGATTGTCTATGGGTGTCTACAATTGA
- the ureC gene encoding urease subunit alpha: MPYKISRAAYAGMFGPTTGDKVRLADTELFIEIEKDFTTYGEEVKFGGGKVIRDGMGQSQVTRADGAVDTVITNAVIVDHSGIYKADIGLKDGRIVAIGKAGNPDMQPGVNIIVGPGTEAIAAEGKIITAGGMDSHIHFIAPQQIEEALMSGMTCMLGGGTGPAHGTLATTCTPGPWHIARMIEAADAFPMNLAFAGKGNASLPGALTEMVLAGATSLKLHEDWGTTPGAIDCCLSVADEYDVQVMIHTDTLNESGFVEDTIGAIKGRTIHAFHTEGAGGGHAPDIIKICGQPNVIPSSTNPTRPYTVNTIAEHLDMLMVCHHLSPSIPEDIAFAESRIRKETIAAEDILHDIGAFSIISSDSQAMGRVGEVAIRTWQTADKMKRQRGRLKEEKGDNDNFRVRRYIAKYTINPAIAHGLSHEIGSVEVGKRADLVLWNPAFFGVKPDMVLLGGSIAAAPMGDPNASIPTPQPVHYRPMFASYGKSLTNSSVTFVSQASLDAGLKGRLGVAKQLVAVKNTRGGISKASMIHNDLTPEIEVDPETYEVRANGELLTCEPATVLPMAQRYFLF; encoded by the coding sequence ATGCCCTACAAGATCTCCCGCGCCGCCTATGCCGGCATGTTCGGACCGACGACCGGCGACAAGGTGCGCCTTGCCGATACGGAACTCTTCATCGAGATCGAGAAGGATTTCACCACCTATGGCGAGGAGGTGAAGTTCGGCGGCGGCAAGGTGATCCGTGACGGCATGGGCCAGAGCCAGGTGACACGGGCGGACGGCGCGGTCGATACCGTCATCACCAATGCGGTGATCGTCGATCACTCCGGCATCTACAAGGCCGATATCGGGCTTAAGGACGGTCGCATCGTTGCGATCGGCAAGGCGGGCAATCCCGATATGCAGCCCGGCGTCAATATCATCGTCGGCCCGGGCACGGAGGCGATCGCCGCCGAAGGCAAGATTATCACTGCCGGCGGCATGGACAGCCATATCCACTTCATCGCGCCGCAGCAGATCGAGGAAGCGCTGATGTCGGGCATGACCTGCATGCTCGGCGGCGGCACGGGGCCGGCGCATGGCACGCTTGCCACCACCTGCACGCCCGGGCCCTGGCATATCGCGCGGATGATCGAAGCGGCCGATGCCTTCCCGATGAACCTCGCCTTTGCCGGCAAGGGCAATGCCTCGCTGCCGGGCGCCTTGACCGAAATGGTGCTGGCCGGCGCCACCTCGCTGAAGCTGCACGAGGATTGGGGCACGACGCCTGGCGCCATCGACTGCTGCCTGTCGGTCGCCGACGAATACGACGTGCAGGTGATGATCCACACCGATACGCTGAACGAAAGCGGCTTCGTCGAGGATACGATCGGCGCCATCAAGGGCCGCACCATCCATGCCTTCCACACCGAAGGGGCGGGCGGCGGGCACGCGCCCGATATCATCAAGATCTGCGGGCAGCCGAACGTCATTCCCTCGTCCACCAATCCGACCCGACCCTATACGGTCAATACGATTGCCGAGCATCTCGACATGCTGATGGTCTGCCATCACCTGTCGCCGTCGATCCCCGAGGATATCGCCTTTGCCGAAAGCCGCATCCGCAAGGAGACGATCGCCGCTGAAGATATCCTGCACGATATCGGCGCCTTCTCGATCATCTCATCCGACAGCCAGGCCATGGGCCGTGTCGGCGAGGTGGCGATCCGCACCTGGCAGACGGCCGACAAGATGAAGCGCCAGCGCGGCCGGCTGAAGGAGGAAAAGGGCGACAACGACAATTTCCGCGTCCGCCGCTATATCGCCAAATATACGATCAACCCGGCGATCGCCCATGGGCTCAGCCACGAGATCGGCTCTGTCGAAGTCGGCAAGCGCGCCGACCTCGTGCTCTGGAACCCGGCCTTCTTCGGGGTGAAGCCCGACATGGTGCTGCTCGGCGGCTCGATCGCCGCCGCGCCGATGGGCGATCCGAACGCCTCGATCCCAACGCCGCAGCCGGTGCATTACCGGCCGATGTTCGCCTCCTACGGCAAGAGCCTCACCAATTCCTCCGTCACCTTCGTCAGCCAGGCCTCGCTCGATGCCGGCCTGAAGGGCCGGCTCGGGGTCGCCAAGCAGCTCGTGGCGGTGAAGAATACCCGCGGCGGCATCTCCAAGGCGTCGATGATCCACAACGACCTGACACCGGAGATCGAGGTCGATCCGGAGACCTACGAGGTCAGGGCGAACGGCGAATTGCTGACCTGCGAGCCGGCGACGGTGCTGCCGATGGCGCAGCGCTATTTCCTGTTTTAG